GACCGCCGTCGATCGCGAGATCGGCCTCGCGCACGCCGGTTGGCGTGACGAGTTGGCCGCCGCGAATGAGCAAATCGATTGGCATCAGCTACCCCGGTAAGTCGAATACGACCACGGCGACACCAGCAGCGGCACATGGTAGTGAGCATCGGGATCGTCCACGACAAACAGGATCGGCACGCGGTCGAGAAAACGTCCCGCGTCGGCATGGCCGCGGCTACGAAAATAGTCGGCGACGTGAAACAACAGCCGATACGTTCCCGGTCCAAGCTGGGTCAACAGCGGACCATCGGCGCGGCCGTCGTCGTTGAGCGTCACGTCGGCGAGCCGCTCGCGCTCGCTGCCGCCGACGCGTTCAAGCGTCACACGCATGCCGGGTGCCGGCGTGCCGTGGGCGGTGTCGAGGACGTGGGTGGTGAGCTTGCCGGGCATGGTCAATCCCCCCGCGTCACGGTGCCGGTGATCAGGCCATATGGCTCGTCGGTCGCCATGAAAATCTCGTTGTCGTTGGTCAGACCGAACGGATCGAGGTTCATCGGAATGCGGTGCTGATTGGGCATCTCGAGGCCGATCTCCTCGATCGCCGGGCACGCGTCGAGCACATCGCGGCCCATCTGCAGCAGCGTCTGCTGCACCGCGAGGCTGTGGTGGCCAGCGAATACTTTCAGTAAAGCCCGCTTGGCGTTTTCGTACGTCGTGCCGAACTCGACGTGATGGTCGGCGATCCGCCAGGTCGCGTCGACGGTCGTGGCGAAGATGCGATCGTGGGCGTCGGCAAGGGTGCGGTAGCGATCGTCGACGAACGTGTGAAACTCCGACGCTGTGGTCTTGAGCACGAGCAGGCCAGCGACGCCGCCCATGACGATCGGGTCGCCCCCTGTTTCGTCATCGCCGCTGAGCACAACGGTGCAGGTGCGCGTGTCGCTGCCGCCGTTGGTGAAGGCGTGATCGTGATCGTCGATGCGTGTCCAGTTGGACTGCTCGATCGACACCGTTGCGTCGGTGACCTGGTCGTAGGTGTCGACGAAGTGACGAGCGAGGATGATCGCGAACGCCTCGGGCTCGGTGAAGTCGTGTTCCTTGGCGAGGACGTAGACGGTGTTCTTGATCGAGTCGGTCGCGACGACGGCGCTGTTGTCGCCGGTCTCGTAGCTGGCGTCGAACGCGCCCTCCAGGCTGACCTCGACGGCGAACTCGAGCAGGTCGTGACGCGACCCGTTGCGGATCACCTTGGTCATGCGGACCCGGCTCTTGCCGTAGCTGTTGCTCGTGAGTTGGTGCGGCATCACTCAAGGGTCCACACCAGATCGGCCAAACGCAAGCGGGCAATCTTCGCAATCTCCGCCAGTGCCGTTCGACGCTCCGTCTCGGCGTCGTTGGCGAGGCGTTCAGGGAACGCGTCGAGGATGGCGTCCTTCCGATTCTCGCGGGCGCAGATGACGAACGGGAAGCCGAACTTGTTGCGATAGTCGGCGTTGAACCGGTCGAAGGCGTCGGCCTCGTCGGCGGTGAGTTGGTCGAGGCCGGCGGCTTTCTGCTCGTCGGTGCTCTCGGCGGTGAGTCGGCCGGCCTTGGCGAGCTTGCCGACGAGGTCGGGGTGGGCGCAGATGAGATCGAGCTGTTCGTCCTGCGTCGCGGCGTCGACGACGGCGATCATCTTCGCGTGCAGGTCATCGACGTTCGCGAACGGTCGCGTGTCCCACGCACGCTCGGCGATCCATGGCGAGTGCTCGAAGATGCCGCCAAGCGTCTGCGTGAAACGCTCGCGGGTCATGCCGTTGAGCTGCGCGATCGTCGGCCGACGCACGGCCCGCTCGACCACCGCCGCGGCTTCGGCAATGTCCTCGACGCGCGAAAACTCGGCGGGGTTGTGACTGATCCCGTCGCGGCTCGGTACGAACAGCATCGCCGTCGGCAAGTGCGGCGCGAGAACGGCCGCGTCGTGCAACGCGCCACTCATCACGCGGGGCAGGTCGCCCGCGAGCTGGTCAACCAACGCCGGGTGCATCGGCCGTGCAGGAATCGCCTCGGTCTGCTCGATCGCGATGAAGGTGCGCCGGGCGTTGGCGATGTCGGTGAGCCGCGTGCGCAGTTGCTTGTCGCCGGTTTCGAGTTGCGCGTCGTCCGGGGCGCGAAAGTCGATCGTGAACTCGACGCGGTCGGGGATGACATTCACCGCATTGGGTTTCACCTCGAACCGCCCCACCGTCATCACGGCCTGCTCGGACAAAGTCGGTGCAAGCTGTTCCAACGCGTTGACCATCTCCGACGCGGCGCAGAGCGCATCGCGACGATCGGACATCGCCGTCGCACCGGCGTGGTTCGCCTCGCCCTCGAGGCTGACGCGGTACTGGAAGCGGCCGGCGATGGACTCGACGATGGCGATGCGCTGATCGCGCCGCCACATGCCCGGCCCCTGCTCGACGTGTAGCTCGATGAGGCCAAGGTGGTCGTGCAGCTTCGTCAGCTCTCCGGCGTACGGCTTGCACGCGTCGACGTACGTTTCGCCGGCGGCGTTACGGTAGAGGCAGAGGTTGTCGGCGGTGAGCTCGCCGACGAGTGCGCGACTGCCAAGCATGCCCATGCCGAAGGTCGGGCCTTCTTCCTCGGCGAAGACGACGAGCTCAACGGGGACGGCGACGTCGTCGTCAGCCGCTGCACGGAGCAGTTCGAGGCCGACGACCACACCGGCGACGCCGTCGTAGTCGCCGCCATGGGGGACGGTGTCGAGGTGGGAGCCGACTAGCCAAGCCGGTTCGTCCGGCTCGAGCTTGCCGCAGCGGCAAAAAAGGTTGCCGGCCGAGTCGCGGCGGACGACGCAGCCGAGCTTGGTCGCTTCGTTGGCGATGTACGCGACGGCGTCGCCCCACTCTTTCGAGAACGTCGGCCGGGTCGCACCCGCACCGGGGGTTTGTGTGATGGCCGCGATCGTCTCGATGTCGCGGCGGAGTCTGTCGGTTTGGATCGGCATATCGCGGATGTCATCCTGAGCGCAGCGAAGGATGACAAGAGGGTTCACTTTCCGAACTGCTCGCGCCACTTCTCGCCGGTCTTCTCCATCGTGCTCTCCGCGTGTGTCCGGCGCAGGCGGTGCAACTGCGGCATGCCCAACGCCCACTCCTGCATCCAGTCCCGCGCGAACACGCCGGCTTCGGTCTCGTCGAAGATCTTCTTGATCTCCTCCTCGTTGATCACGCGCGGGCCGCGCGTGCGGATGGCGAACTCGGCGGTGCGACTGCAGCCGTTGGTGAGATACTCCTCGATGCCGGCCTCGTCCATGACGTCGATGACGCTGCGGATCGAGCGGATGGCCTTGGCGTAGGCGAAGCTCGGCGGGTAGCCGGCGTCGACCATGGTGTCGAAGCACGCCCGCATGAGCGCGATGGTGCCGCCGTAGAGGATTTGCTCCTCAAAGTTGTCGCCCTCGGTCTCGTGCTGGAAGGTCATCTCGACGACGCCGGCGCGGGTGGAGCCGACGGCCTTGCTGACCGCGAGGACGATCGGCAGCGCGTCGCCGGTGTAGTCCTGATCAACCGACACGCAGCCGTAGACGCCCTCGCCGTCGAGGTACTTCTGGCGGACGAACTTGCCGGGCGCGTTGGGGACGAACAGCACGACGTTCACGTCCGTCGGCGGCGTGATCTGGCCGTAGAGCACGGAGAAACCGTGGCAGAAGCAGAGCGTTTGCCCGGACTTGAGGTGCGGCTTGATCTCGGCCTCGTACACCTTCGGCTGCACCGGGTCGGCCAGCTCGATGAGAATCACGTCGGCGTGCCGAACCGCGTCGGAGATCGGCATGGCGGTGAACCCGTCGGCCGTCGCCGCATCACGCGAACCGGTCGTGCCGATGATGACGTTGCAGCCGGAGTCCTTCGCGTTGGCGGCCTGCGCTTTGCCCTGAATCCCGTAGCCGAGCACGGCCACGGTCTTGCCATCGAGCACGGAAAGGTCGACGTCGTCGTCTCGGTAGATTTTTTCTAGCATAGCTGCTCGCTCAAAGGTCCAAGAGGAATGCGACTTCTTTGTTTTGATCCTCTGCCGCATCAAGGTGGCGTTCCATCTCGGCCTCGGCTCGTGCTTCGTCACCATCTACGATGGCTTGATAGATTGCCTGGTGTTCTGCGTGGATTCCCGCACCTCGGTCTTTCGTCTGATGCTGCTGCCGAAGATAAGTCGTTACTTCCGATGCCCGTCGTCCACCAACAACCGTCTGCTCAAGGGTGATTTCCACCAGTAAGGCAAGCACTTCGGACGAGAGGCGAGCAATCTCGGTATGAAACGCGATGTCAACTTCGATGTAGCTGCCAGCGCCGCCCGGGCCGTCTAGGGCAAAATCTAGACAAGACCAGACCTCCTCCATGCGTTGTCGGGCGATCGGTGATGAGCGGCACGCGAAGGCCGCTTTCTTCGCCCGGTTAGGCTCGATCATGCGTCGCGCATCAAATATCTGCTCTCTGTCTTTCGAAGTCAGCCGCCGCGGTCTTGCGCTACCGCCACTGCTGCGCTCGATTAAGCGACGGCCGGACAAAATAGTCAAAGCCTCGCGAAGTGGCCGTCTGGAAAACTCGTCGGCAGATCGACGCCCCCGTTCAGGTGGGAGCCTGTCGAGATCTGCTCGAAGTTGCGTTCGATAGTGCTTTTTCAGCAGCTTTTCAAGCAGTGCGGCTTCAGACAACGGGCTTCCACAACGCCAATGCCCTTCAAAAATGCTCCTCTTGAGGTACCGGGCGTAGGCTTCTGCAGGTGTTTTCGGGGCGATGTTGGGCGCATGGATTGGCCCTGAAGGCGTCAGTAGCGACATTTCCTCAGATTAGTCTCAGCCAACTCGGGGAACAAGAAGAATGTGGACGGCGCTAATCTTGGGGATTGTGCACAATGCAACGCGATTTTGCTTCCAGCAAGCGGGGCAATTCTCTACCGTTGAGCACACCGCCTCCATTCCCCGAACGGAGTGAACATGCAGTGCAAGCAAATCCTGGTTACCGAGGTCGCGAAGTGCCGCAACGTCGGGGTCGCAATTGGCCGCCCGACTTGGCCTTCCGATCAAACCATCACTTTTCTTGGTGCTCTTGTGCGCATCAAGGGAGACGGTGCTATCACAAAGGGTAGAGCAATGCTGCTCGAGGGCGTTCTTATCGAAGCCTCCGGCCTTGAAGTTGATGGTTATCACCAACTCATCGTGACCAATATCGAGAGCTCCATCGTTCCCTCGGGGTGATACGGTCAACGGTACAGAAGTCGGACTTCCCGATTTACGTTTTTGTAGTACAGGTACCGCGTCGGCGTTGGGCCGGTGGCGTAGTAGCTTTGCGGGCAGAACGGGGCCATGTAGATGTAGTCGTGCTGTTCAACTTCCATCCAGTCGCCGTCGAGGTAGTACATGCCTTTGCCGTCGAGGAGGTAGAGGCCGTGCTCCATGACGTGGGTTTCGACAATGGGCAGGCCGTGGCCGGGGGAGAAGGTGAAGATGTTCATCGCCATGTCGAAGGCGAAGTCGGGCGGGATGAGCTCCTGCAGCAGCGCGTCGGGGTTGCCTTCCCAGACGGTCTTCTCGACGTCGTCGACATGGCCGGCGAGCGCGGCGAAGGGTTCGATGTTGGGCGCGGGTTCGTAACGTTTGCGGAGGACGAGCAACTGTGTGTCGATTTCGGCCTCGAACTCGACCGGCGTATCCGGGCCGATGAGGCCGAAACTGCCAGGGCGGAGGTCGCCGCTGCCGGCCATGGCGTAGTAGAACGTCTCGATGCCCGGCTCGTCGGCGAAGCGTCCGCTCGTCCCGGCCGGCATGTCGATCAGGTACTGGACAAACTCCGCCCCAAGCGCCGGCGATGCGAGCACCCGCACTACCGCCTCGGGAAACCCCGGCAACCGTGACGGCGGAAACCCTTCCAACGGCATTAGCGCGTACCGACGCCCGACACGGGTTCGAGCATACACAAGTGATTCGATCGGACGCATGGACCAGGCACGGTAACGAGCGTGCGGCGAAGTTTGAAGTGGGAAGGCGGAGGGTTGAAGTAGGATGCGAGCGTGTTGGAGCTTTTGGACGAGATCGTAACACGGACGGCGGCGGGTGAGGTCGTCGGCGTCTGCATGGTCGCGTCGACGCGGGGCAGCACGCCGCAGAAGGCCGGGGCGTTGATGCTCGTGCTCGAAAGCGGCCAGACGCTCGGCACGCTCGGCGGTGGCTGCGTCGAGGCCGAGGTCCGCACGCGGGCCCAGGAACTCATGCACCGCCGCGAGAGCAAGACGCTGGAGTTCAAGCTCGACGGCGACGTCGGCAGCGGCTGGGACGACGGGCTGGTCTGCGGCGGAACGATGCGAATCGCGGTGGAAACGGTGACGGAAGCAGCGGTGTTTCGCAGTGTTGCGGAGGCGGTGAAGCGCGCCGAGCCGGCAACCCTGACGGTGGTCGACGCCGAGCACACGTTCGAGCCAAGACCGAGCTTGGTGATCGCAGGGGCCGGGCACGTCGGGCAAGCCCTCGCCGCGATCGCGGGGCCTGCCGGCTTCGACGTCACCGTCGTCGACGACCGCCCGGGCTGTGCAAGTGAGCAACGCTTTCCCGACGCCACACGCATCGTCGGCGACATCGAGTGCGAACTGCGAGGCCTGCCGATTCACGCCAACACGTTCGTCGTCATCGTCACCCGCGGCCATCGCCACGACGCCGACGCCCTCGCCGCAGTCGTCGACAAACCCGCCAAGTACGTCGGACTCATCGGTTCGAAGCGGAAGATCCTCACCATTCTGCGACAACTCCACGGCAACGGCGTCGACGCCGACACGCTCGCCAAGGTCCACGCCCCGATCGGGCTGAGCATCGGAGCGATCACGCCTGAAGAAATTGCCATCAGCATCGCCGCCGAACTCGTCGCCATCCGCCGAGCCCCAACGGACATCGGCCGTCCGCTGAAACTCGATCCCAAGCTCGCAACACGTTAACTCAACAAAAACGCCGCTTCCCGAGGTGGGAAACGGCGAGGATAGGGTCAAGGCCGGAGTGGGATTCGAACCCACGAATCACGGATTTGCAATCCGTTCCGATGACGGCACAACCGAATATGAGTACGAGACTTGTGACAGATTCTGTGTCAAACAGGTCGCGTCGGATGCTGACCTTGCCAAGACTGCCGTGGCGTGGCCGAGCCTCCCGCAGCACATCCGGACGGTGGTGCTTGTACTCATCGCGACGGTGAAGCCACCGCGATGATCCCGCCAACGACACCGGACAGTTTGACAAGAGCACAGTCCGTCATCGACGCGATCTCCTTGTGCGCCGTCTCGGCTAAATTGGCAAGTTCAGACTTTGCGGGTGTCCGCCGGGTACGTCGCTTCCATCGGCGTGAGCACGAGATCGTCGGGCAACGGCAAATCGCCTCCGTGACGCAACGGGTCGTTTGTGCGTGCCATCCGTGCAGCCAATCGTTCACGGAAGTCTGCCGCGACGGACTCGAAACTCTCGTCATTAAGGACATTGCGCAGGCAGTATGGATCGTTAACCAGGTCGTACAGCGACTCCGCCGGCGGTGGGTTGTCTGCCCAACCACGTTCGATCATCGCCTGACGAGTTGGCCCGGGATCACAGTTGGGCAGGACGCGACGCGCCAACTTGCCGAAGTGACGGATGTACAGGTAGTCACCGACCCGTACCGACCGCATCGGCTCGGCCGCCGCGTGGAAGTTCACCTCACCGAATGTCGCATCGTGCAGACGATCCACCTCCCCACGCAACAGCGGCAACAGCGAACGGCCGTCGAGATCGTCCGGCATCTCTTGCCCGAGCAGATGCAACACGGTCGGTACCACGTCCAAGTGCGTGACCGTCGCGCCGGTCCGCCGACCGCCTCCGATCCCGGGCCCACGCAACATGAGCAACACCCCGGTCCCCCCCGGCGTAAGTCGACTCTTGTAGTTCGGGAACGGCACGCCGTGATCAGTGGTGCAAATCAGAAGCGTGCTCTCAAAGTCAACCGCGTCCAAGACCCGGCCCACGCATTCATCCAACCGATCCAGCGCGACGTTGTAGTCGGCGATGTCCTGTCGCACTTCGGGCAGATCCGGAAGGTCTGGCGGCACGATCACGTCCACCGGATTGCCAAGCGGCGAGGCTTCGGCGTTGAATCGCTGGTCGGTCCGTCCCGCGGTGCGGTGGGTCGTGAAGAGGCCGCACGCGAGGAAGAACGGCTTGTCGTGTTCACGCCGAAGGTAGTCCGATGCCGCATCGGCGATCGCCGGGTCGGCGTCGGCAACGTCGTCCACACCAGGTTCGGCCAGCACCTCGTCGTAGGGCATGTCCGCCTCGGCCGTGCCCTTGAACTCATGCTGTACACCGGACAATGCGGTTGCGTAGCCAAGATCGCGTAGCAGACTCGCAAGGTGTCGACTCGGGTCGCGCAGTCGCGCGCCGCGGTGGGCCAGAC
The sequence above is drawn from the Planctomycetota bacterium genome and encodes:
- the uraH gene encoding hydroxyisourate hydrolase, which gives rise to MPGKLTTHVLDTAHGTPAPGMRVTLERVGGSERERLADVTLNDDGRADGPLLTQLGPGTYRLLFHVADYFRSRGHADAGRFLDRVPILFVVDDPDAHYHVPLLVSPWSYSTYRGS
- the pucL gene encoding factor-independent urate hydroxylase, translated to MPHQLTSNSYGKSRVRMTKVIRNGSRHDLLEFAVEVSLEGAFDASYETGDNSAVVATDSIKNTVYVLAKEHDFTEPEAFAIILARHFVDTYDQVTDATVSIEQSNWTRIDDHDHAFTNGGSDTRTCTVVLSGDDETGGDPIVMGGVAGLLVLKTTASEFHTFVDDRYRTLADAHDRIFATTVDATWRIADHHVEFGTTYENAKRALLKVFAGHHSLAVQQTLLQMGRDVLDACPAIEEIGLEMPNQHRIPMNLDPFGLTNDNEIFMATDEPYGLITGTVTRGD
- the uraD gene encoding 2-oxo-4-hydroxy-4-carboxy-5-ureidoimidazoline decarboxylase, which codes for MPIQTDRLRRDIETIAAITQTPGAGATRPTFSKEWGDAVAYIANEATKLGCVVRRDSAGNLFCRCGKLEPDEPAWLVGSHLDTVPHGGDYDGVAGVVVGLELLRAAADDDVAVPVELVVFAEEEGPTFGMGMLGSRALVGELTADNLCLYRNAAGETYVDACKPYAGELTKLHDHLGLIELHVEQGPGMWRRDQRIAIVESIAGRFQYRVSLEGEANHAGATAMSDRRDALCAASEMVNALEQLAPTLSEQAVMTVGRFEVKPNAVNVIPDRVEFTIDFRAPDDAQLETGDKQLRTRLTDIANARRTFIAIEQTEAIPARPMHPALVDQLAGDLPRVMSGALHDAAVLAPHLPTAMLFVPSRDGISHNPAEFSRVEDIAEAAAVVERAVRRPTIAQLNGMTRERFTQTLGGIFEHSPWIAERAWDTRPFANVDDLHAKMIAVVDAATQDEQLDLICAHPDLVGKLAKAGRLTAESTDEQKAAGLDQLTADEADAFDRFNADYRNKFGFPFVICARENRKDAILDAFPERLANDAETERRTALAEIAKIARLRLADLVWTLE
- the ilvC gene encoding ketol-acid reductoisomerase → MLEKIYRDDDVDLSVLDGKTVAVLGYGIQGKAQAANAKDSGCNVIIGTTGSRDAATADGFTAMPISDAVRHADVILIELADPVQPKVYEAEIKPHLKSGQTLCFCHGFSVLYGQITPPTDVNVVLFVPNAPGKFVRQKYLDGEGVYGCVSVDQDYTGDALPIVLAVSKAVGSTRAGVVEMTFQHETEGDNFEEQILYGGTIALMRACFDTMVDAGYPPSFAYAKAIRSIRSVIDVMDEAGIEEYLTNGCSRTAEFAIRTRGPRVINEEEIKKIFDETEAGVFARDWMQEWALGMPQLHRLRRTHAESTMEKTGEKWREQFGK
- a CDS encoding GntR family transcriptional regulator → MSLLTPSGPIHAPNIAPKTPAEAYARYLKRSIFEGHWRCGSPLSEAALLEKLLKKHYRTQLRADLDRLPPERGRRSADEFSRRPLREALTILSGRRLIERSSGGSARPRRLTSKDREQIFDARRMIEPNRAKKAAFACRSSPIARQRMEEVWSCLDFALDGPGGAGSYIEVDIAFHTEIARLSSEVLALLVEITLEQTVVGGRRASEVTTYLRQQHQTKDRGAGIHAEHQAIYQAIVDGDEARAEAEMERHLDAAEDQNKEVAFLLDL
- the allE gene encoding (S)-ureidoglycine aminohydrolase, translating into MRPIESLVYARTRVGRRYALMPLEGFPPSRLPGFPEAVVRVLASPALGAEFVQYLIDMPAGTSGRFADEPGIETFYYAMAGSGDLRPGSFGLIGPDTPVEFEAEIDTQLLVLRKRYEPAPNIEPFAALAGHVDDVEKTVWEGNPDALLQELIPPDFAFDMAMNIFTFSPGHGLPIVETHVMEHGLYLLDGKGMYYLDGDWMEVEQHDYIYMAPFCPQSYYATGPTPTRYLYYKNVNREVRLLYR
- a CDS encoding XdhC family protein, which encodes MLELLDEIVTRTAAGEVVGVCMVASTRGSTPQKAGALMLVLESGQTLGTLGGGCVEAEVRTRAQELMHRRESKTLEFKLDGDVGSGWDDGLVCGGTMRIAVETVTEAAVFRSVAEAVKRAEPATLTVVDAEHTFEPRPSLVIAGAGHVGQALAAIAGPAGFDVTVVDDRPGCASEQRFPDATRIVGDIECELRGLPIHANTFVVIVTRGHRHDADALAAVVDKPAKYVGLIGSKRKILTILRQLHGNGVDADTLAKVHAPIGLSIGAITPEEIAISIAAELVAIRRAPTDIGRPLKLDPKLATR
- a CDS encoding sulfatase, whose amino-acid sequence is MNIVYLHSHDTGRWIEPYGHPHPTPNFTRLATDGVLFEDAHTPSPTCSPSRACLLTGQMPRKNGMIGLAHRGARLRDPSRHLASLLRDLGYATALSGVQHEFKGTAEADMPYDEVLAEPGVDDVADADPAIADAASDYLRREHDKPFFLACGLFTTHRTAGRTDQRFNAEASPLGNPVDVIVPPDLPDLPEVRQDIADYNVALDRLDECVGRVLDAVDFESTLLICTTDHGVPFPNYKSRLTPGGTGVLLMLRGPGIGGGRRTGATVTHLDVVPTVLHLLGQEMPDDLDGRSLLPLLRGEVDRLHDATFGEVNFHAAAEPMRSVRVGDYLYIRHFGKLARRVLPNCDPGPTRQAMIERGWADNPPPAESLYDLVNDPYCLRNVLNDESFESVAADFRERLAARMARTNDPLRHGGDLPLPDDLVLTPMEATYPADTRKV